Part of the Plasmodium vinckei vinckei genome assembly, chromosome: PVVCY_13 genome, gtctatataatcattaggtatattcattttaacatattttcCAAAAAAGTGATTTTCATGTAATTTCTCCATTTTGAAACCTTCCTAAGGTATATACcgaattattttgtatttatatgtatatatgtgctGACTTTGCActaattataaattgttAGCAATGTATTAAATACAGAATTCGAACAGTTTCCTTACATAATAAGcatattatacataatttttttactacaACAAGCAAGTATtcttaatataaaatttggtCATTGCAGATAaggttttaattttgtattttgtttcacatataatatttgctTGTTAGTATTGATTTAAGAAAAAAGGAGCgatgaaaaaacaaatgaacgacgaatgaaataaattgataaaaagTATGTATAATAGTATTAGCATCTCATTTAAAGAGTGTAGAATGCTTGCAATACCTTACTAGTTTAAAAGTATACATTACAGAAACCGtaaaatgaatatgtactaaagaataaaatttcatgcatatattatacctattaataatatacgACACATAAAAATGAGGTAATTTTACTTTCgatgattttttttgtatatagcagaaaaaatatacaaaataaaattatattcaatCGAGTTATTTATAAGGTGTATGGacttaaataatatttctaaatgaaaaattggaaaatgaagaaaagaaaaaaaaataatcatcCACTATAATACTACTACTTTTACTACTGCTATTTCTACACTACAAgcatataagaaaaaaaaacatgctTTTCtacaatttatttataataccATTTTGATATAGactattaaaataattctaaattattatttccaataaatttataaatacatttttaattcccCTAttgcttatatttttgttttaccctatataatgtataaacatttatgactatatatataataatatgcattttaTATACGTGCGCAATATCCAAATAtgcaaaattaaaaaattgtattatatttatgcattacataaaaaactgcacataatataatatatgtattttataagcataagaaaaaatttacataagATTAGCTTATAATAATCTCTATATAAATTGAGCTAAGCAACGGGAAAGATATAGTCTGCCTTTGCATGAaattttatgcatatatataataaattattatgcataatatatgGATTTAAGGCACAAGGAAAAATATTCGcctttaaaatattgtattaataaattaaaaaatttatatccaacgttacataaaatagtatgtaattttacataaaacaacgttatatattttatatttatatataaaaaaacaatatgcACAAATAAGTTAAAAATTTCCCgtttttgtttaaaaaaataatggaaggattttcattaaattaaaaaaaattaaataataataatggtaTATAGAATTTTGTAAACATAAAACGATGGtagaaaattaaatgattttaaaaaaacttcCTATTTCACAAGTTTATCATTTATCTACATTAACATTCgtgttttattaatttttaaagtgtcaatatattttcattatttttactatatatgtattgtatataccacaaatataaacatttgATATTTGATAAGTCGTGTATACAATTCATAATTCaggaatatatacaaatatattttaatatataattaaagcgattaaaaaaatatatttataaataagctgtgatttataataatatattttttcatgattttttgtttatgttCCTATAGAGAAAGcatatttcaaattttgttataaaatttatttttatttattgtaaCGTTTATataagtaaaatatatatatagaatatatattttttattttaaaaaatttgttaaatttttatactaaATTTATTCGTCAATATGCCTGGTAGCACAAAAAGCGAAACTAAATTAGAAAACGGAATACGTATTAGTTATAAGAGCGATGCTTTAGATTACGTCTATAAAgcaattgttttatttgaGACGCATGATGAAGTCATATTATCAGGGGTTGGTAAAGCTATAAGCTCCGTTGTTAACGTAGCTGAGATGATAAAGAGAAGAGCAAAGGGACTTCATCAATTTACCGAGTTATATGAAAAGGAACACATAATTAAAAGGTATGCCTTTAATTTCCattatattatgcatattattataatgtatgaattcttttttaaatcaatttttttccatttaaattataaatatgtaattatttttttcctctttatttttctttccaAATTTAAAGGGAGGATACTAGcggtttaaaaaaaaatgataaggGCGATGACAAAAAATCAGGggatgaagaagaagaagaagaagaagaagaaaatgataaaaataaagaatctGCTAACCGAATTATTGAATTTAGTACAACTGTTCCATGCATGAAAATAACCTTGTCAAAATCTGATGCAAATATTGATAAAGATAAAGTAGGTTACCAAAAGCCATTAGATGATAAGGATGTTAAAGTTATGACACCTGAAGAGATATTAAAGGAAAAGGCTTATAGAAGAAGATGTAAgttttttgcatttttcgtgtgtaattaaaaattatatatgtatatagtcgtttatttatttttggcCAATCTGTGATCGCTTCATACATATTTACCCTCACAAGGGCTAACACCCTcattaaaacatttattttacatattttcatttcttgaccttttccatttttaacCTTTATAGATAGAAGAGGTAGAGGTGGTGATAGATATAGGGGATCCTATAGAAGACAATATTATGACAATTCCATGTGGAATAATAGGAgatatgaaaaaagaaataattaaaataatttggtatctaatttttatagctatgaaaaaaggaatatgATGAAGACTCCTATTAGTATAATCTCATGAtgcacatattttttattatttgatgaTGCTTagaaatttaaatatgtgaattttgattataaaatatgtatgatACACATATAATGGCTGTTTAAATAAGTTCATTCTTTTTCTAAATAGTTCTTATTATGTTACGATGTAATTTTTGAAAGAAAAtccaaattaaaaatgtaaattaaaaaatatctatATGTGAATGCATGTATGTAATGAtaatctttttatttttttgatgttCTTAACGTATAGGAATAAAATtgtgatttttttatttatataaaactttatattaaaataaaaacatttctatactttattaaatttattataataattaaacatGTATATCATTTAATGATACATACGGTTTTGATTAGTTCACGTAAAAAAACAAGAAGGTATATACTCTACAACAATAATTAGtgattttttgtaatatgtGTACAATAGGggttgtattattttttcaaattattattttaccTTTTAcacttttctttttctttaaaataaagaaaacatAGTTAAAAAACATCGATAAACAATTgaattattcttttttaagtttTAAATGTTTTACACTTTAATGTCATAAtagtgataaaaaaataaatataaaacgttatgcatttttatgaatgtaaatttatttttatttatttaattagaataattttaaaagcatttttttttcttttccatcctataaaaattattttatatatgtatatatcgTAATTCATTCCGtatgtatatgcataaataatttccatatatttttgttcaggtattatttatttaattttagtGGCATGTAGTTCCTTCTTTgtaatgtataaatatatatttatatatgttacataatatactgaaataaatatgtaatgtattttttttttcttttttataaaatcgtTGTGAATGGTGAAACAAAAGATAAACCATTTTGACGGCGTTTTAAAATCCTTACAAAGGGGAAAACTTAACGAAAATAAAAGCATGcaatgtttttatatatgcttgaaaatatgatataaaaataataaaaaggataTCATATACATTCAATAAAGAAGGTGGAATATCATGTGGGTTGAAGAAAAagtacatatttatattatatatgtattgtGCTAATTATTAGGCTTCAAAATTGAAGGTATAAGataatttatgtaatttttttttaaatgcttACCATttattagaaaaataatattaatagaGAAAATGCAATATAGATAAATGATATTAgtttgatataaaaaaatgcttGAATCATTagttgaaaaattattaaacaaatttCTTGCGCCATATGTTGAAGGGATTGAAAAGAATTTGCATTTGGGTGTTTGGTCAGGAAATATTGTTCTTGAAAACTTAAACCTGAAGCCGCAAATAACCGAAATATTAGACTTATCTTTTAAAATCGTACATGGAAGTATAggtcaaataaatattcaaatcCCATGGAGTAGCCTTGGGAAAAATCCGGTATGTgtgtttattaaaaatgcacacatatatgtaaaaccacgacattataaaaaaagtgaaagtGTTATAATTGAAGAATTGCGAAGAGCAAAAATGCATAGGCTCGAAATGCTAGAAGAAGAAATATCATTAATTAAACAgcaaaaaaacaaagaaaAACCAGCTGAAAAATCAAcacttatatttaaattgttaaacaaaattattaataatattcaaaTCGATATACAAGatgtatttattcattttgaaGATATTGAAAGAAACTTTTTCATtggatttattttaaaatcttcttctgtaaaaaatttaaaaaaaaaagatgaaagATCATCTGAAGGGAATAGTGATTCGGAATCTAAGAAATTAAATCATATTATTGAATTTAAAGGGTTATGCATTTATAGTAATAGTagtgtaaataataaaaaaagaggaaataagaaaagtaaaaagaaaggaaaaaaggaaaatatagtgaaaaaaaaaaatagtaaagaTATTACTGATGAAACAGATATGGTTAATAATAATCTTACAAATGATTATagtaataaagaaatatgttCTGATActgaaaacaaaattaatgataataatagtaaagaagaaaatgtaGGCTCAGCATCACCAATGAGCATTGATGATAAAAAACCATCTAAACAATATAGTAAAGATAGTATAGATTCTAAACTTAATAGTGAGCATTTCGATaatgatgaagaaaatgattatttaaaaaaaacgctagctaatataaatttattttataaatctGATGAACATAAACTTTTAgatcataataattttgaatatttaattaaaccATTTGATTTAGTATTACCTGTTGAACAATctagtaataaaaaagaattaaaagcTAGATTAGAAATAAGTGATAAATGGGAAGGTATAACATTAACAAGAACtcaaattacaaaaataattgaaataATGAGCGAAGCAAATAATTCTCGaaatgaaattaataaattattattaaagcATGCATCTACTGTTAAGTTAGATGTTGAATCATTAAGaaatgaaacaaaaaacGAATTTATGAActtgtataataaaatattaggagaagaatataatatatcaaaaatcgaattaacaaaaaaagaacaaaatcggttacaaattttatatgatgTGGTTGGTGTTAGACATTTAGCTAAATGGAGATTGCAATGTAGAGATacattagaaaaaataatagaagaaaaaaattgcaagaaaaaaattttatatgattcTATATACAAACAACAATCTTGGTGGTCTTGGGTAActggaaataaaaaggatattgaaaataaagtgCAAAGTATTTTAAAAACTGAACAagattttataaatgaacatgagttaaatatattacaagAAGCAGTAGTAAATGAGGACAATTATGATGTAGTTATTCCAACAAAATACGATTTCGAATTTAAACTTTctaatttttctattaatatatatgatgatagaaaaaaaagaaaatatattataaataaaggaataaatagtaaaaattatgacaaATTTAATGAACAAGAgcaagaaaatataaagaaagtttcaaataaaaataatgaaacatATGACGAGAATACTCATAAGAATAgtgattataatattagttcaaataatttaaatagtgAATTGTGTTTAAGTGGA contains:
- a CDS encoding DNA/RNA-binding protein Alba 2, putative codes for the protein MPGSTKSETKLENGIRISYKSDALDYVYKAIVLFETHDEVILSGVGKAISSVVNVAEMIKRRAKGLHQFTELYEKEHIIKREDTSGLKKNDKGDDKKSGDEEEEEEEEENDKNKESANRIIEFSTTVPCMKITLSKSDANIDKDKVGYQKPLDDKDVKVMTPEEILKEKAYRRRYRRGRGGDRYRGSYRRQYYDNSMWNNRRYEKRNN